From Bos mutus isolate GX-2022 chromosome 5, NWIPB_WYAK_1.1, whole genome shotgun sequence, one genomic window encodes:
- the TMEM106C gene encoding transmembrane protein 106C, with protein MGSRHSTYAHRPFSKRRKADDTEDSLAEREQQEAIAQFPYVEFTGRDSITCLTCQGTGYIPEQVNELVALIPHSDQRLRPQRTKQYVLLSILLCLLASGLVVFFLFPHSVLVDDDGIKVVKVTFDEQRSLVILAITATLKIRNSNFYSVAVTSLSSEVQYMNTVVGSYTTTNISLIPPRSEHLVNFTAKAEMGGPYSYVYFFCTLPYIGVHNVVVFVRTSVKISYIGHVTQSSLETHHYVDCGVNSTAV; from the exons ATGGGGTCCCGTCATTCCACCTATGCTCACCGGCCTTTCAGCAAGAGAAGGAAAGCAGATGACACTGAGGATTCTCTGGCCGAACGGGAGCAGCAGGAGGCTATTGCTCAGTTCCCCTATGTGGAATTCACCGGGCGAGATAGCATTACCTGTCTCACGTGTCAGGGGACAGGCTACATTCCAG AGCAAGTTAATGAGTTGGTGGCTTTGATCCCTCACAGCGATCAGCGGTTGCGTCCTCAGAGAAC GAAGCAGTATGTCCTCCTCTCTATCCTGCTCTGCCTCCTGGCGTCTGGTTTGGTGGTTTTCTTCCTGTTTCCACATTCAGTCCTCGTGGATGACGATGGCATCAAAGTGGTGAAAGTCACATTTGATGAGCAGAGGTCCCTTGTCATCCTCGCCATCACG GCCACCCTGAAAATTAGAAACTCCAACTTCTACTCCGTGGCGGTGACCAGCCTGTCCAGCGAGGTTCAGTACATGAACACCGTGGTTGGGTCATACACGACGACTAACATCTCCCTCATTCCGCCTCGGAGCGAGCACTTG GTGAATTTTACTGCGAAGGCCGAGATGGGAGGACCATATTCCTATGTGTA CTTCTTCTGCACGCTACCCTATATTGGAGTGCACAACGTAGTGGTCTTCGTTCG AACTTCGGTGAAGATTTCCTACATTGGCCACGTGACCCAGAGCTCCTTGGAGACACATCACTATGTGGATTGTGGAGTAAATTCCACAGCAGTTTAG